In one Echinicola marina genomic region, the following are encoded:
- a CDS encoding TolB-like translocation protein, giving the protein MFRLKKAFVFTIILLSTWTNNSLKAQGSYDLISLRSKKFLGKFSIVPGSAQKLTDRPGYDNQPYFINNEQVAFSSVSDEGVSDIILFSFDKDSFTNMTRTDTKSEFSPKLTDCGQYISAVTVEEDSSQRLWLYPINFGEPELLYDDIAPVAYYTWYNNIAAMSVLGEPNKLLYPLSRDNILSLAENTGRSIQKRPNTSEITYIDKSASVVLNGKSTFEIKSFDIEEKSSENYGTALADSEDFIWIDKNMMLMARGQDLFIKNVNKSQDWEKIAQVSLPGYGAISRLAISPKGDKLVLVMERLD; this is encoded by the coding sequence ATGTTTAGACTAAAGAAGGCATTTGTTTTTACCATCATCCTATTATCCACATGGACCAACAACTCTCTCAAGGCCCAAGGCTCATATGATCTTATCAGTTTAAGATCAAAAAAGTTTCTGGGAAAATTCAGCATTGTGCCTGGAAGCGCCCAAAAACTTACCGATAGGCCTGGATATGATAACCAACCCTATTTTATCAATAATGAGCAAGTGGCTTTTTCATCTGTTTCAGATGAAGGAGTGAGCGATATCATCCTTTTTAGTTTCGATAAAGACAGTTTTACCAATATGACCCGAACGGACACAAAAAGTGAATTCTCACCAAAACTTACTGATTGTGGCCAATATATCTCTGCAGTTACGGTGGAAGAAGACAGCAGCCAAAGGCTTTGGCTTTACCCTATCAATTTTGGGGAGCCAGAACTACTTTACGATGATATCGCACCAGTGGCTTATTACACTTGGTACAACAATATAGCGGCAATGTCTGTGCTAGGCGAACCCAATAAATTACTTTACCCGCTCAGCCGAGACAATATACTGTCCTTAGCAGAAAACACCGGCAGAAGTATCCAGAAAAGACCCAACACGAGCGAAATCACTTATATCGATAAAAGTGCCAGTGTGGTCCTGAATGGAAAATCCACTTTTGAGATCAAATCCTTTGACATCGAAGAAAAGAGTAGCGAAAATTATGGTACCGCATTGGCTGATAGCGAAGATTTTATTTGGATTGACAAAAACATGATGCTTATGGCGCGAGGCCAAGACTTGTTTATCAAAAACGTAAACAAAAGCCAAGACTGGGAAAAAATCGCCCAAGTTAGTCTCCCCGGCTATGGTGCCATCTCCAGATTGGCCATCAGCCCAAAGGGAGATAAATTGGTACTGGTCATGGAAAGACTGGACTAA
- the tyrS gene encoding tyrosine--tRNA ligase, with translation MNNFIEELRWRGMVQDMTPELEEHLNKGITSAYLGFDPTADSLHIGHMVGVMTLLHFQRSGHKPIALVGGATGMIGDPSFKSAERNLLDKETLDHNISSIKKQLGKFLNFEEERENKAELVNNHDWMSQFSFLDFIRDVGKHITVNYMMAKDSVKRRLEEGNGLSFTEFSYQLIQGYDFYHLWKNKNCTMQLGGSDQWGNIVTGTELIRKMDGGSAFALTVPLITKADGSKFGKTEGGSVWLDPEKTSPYTFYQFWLNVSDEDAGKYIRIFTTLDKATIESLEKEHLEAPHLRILQKEIAKQITIMVHSEADYEMAVKASSILFGKSSTEDLASLDERTFLQVFEGVPQVEISQSAFDSTEGVLDLLGDKCQDVIFKSKGEARKMIQGGGVSINKIKLNDPQANLDGLELLQGKYLLVQKGKKNYFIIKING, from the coding sequence ATGAACAACTTTATAGAAGAATTGCGTTGGAGGGGCATGGTCCAGGACATGACGCCAGAATTGGAAGAGCACTTGAATAAAGGCATCACCTCTGCCTATCTAGGCTTTGACCCAACAGCTGATTCTTTGCACATTGGACATATGGTAGGTGTAATGACCCTATTACACTTTCAGCGTTCCGGACATAAACCTATAGCCCTTGTCGGTGGTGCCACAGGTATGATCGGTGATCCTTCTTTCAAATCAGCTGAAAGAAATCTTTTAGACAAAGAAACCCTTGATCATAATATTTCCTCGATCAAAAAGCAATTGGGTAAATTTCTGAATTTTGAAGAAGAGAGGGAAAATAAGGCAGAACTGGTCAATAACCATGACTGGATGTCCCAGTTTTCTTTCCTTGACTTTATCAGAGATGTGGGCAAGCATATCACTGTAAATTATATGATGGCCAAGGACAGTGTAAAAAGAAGATTGGAAGAGGGAAATGGACTTTCCTTTACTGAATTCTCTTATCAGTTGATCCAAGGCTATGACTTTTACCACCTGTGGAAAAATAAGAACTGTACCATGCAGCTAGGGGGATCTGATCAGTGGGGAAATATAGTCACCGGAACTGAACTGATCAGAAAAATGGATGGCGGCAGTGCTTTTGCCCTTACTGTTCCGTTAATTACCAAAGCTGATGGCTCCAAGTTTGGGAAAACCGAGGGAGGAAGCGTTTGGCTAGATCCTGAAAAAACTTCTCCTTATACTTTCTATCAGTTTTGGCTCAATGTTTCAGATGAGGATGCTGGAAAATACATCCGTATATTTACTACATTGGATAAAGCCACTATCGAGAGCTTGGAGAAGGAACACTTAGAAGCGCCACACTTAAGGATACTCCAAAAGGAAATCGCCAAGCAAATCACCATCATGGTCCATTCTGAAGCAGATTATGAAATGGCCGTTAAGGCTTCTTCAATTCTCTTTGGCAAATCTTCTACTGAAGACTTGGCATCCTTGGATGAAAGAACCTTCCTTCAAGTATTTGAGGGTGTTCCCCAGGTAGAAATAAGCCAATCGGCATTTGATAGCACCGAAGGTGTCTTGGATCTTTTGGGTGATAAATGTCAGGATGTGATCTTTAAATCAAAAGGTGAAGCCAGAAAAATGATTCAAGGAGGTGGTGTGAGCATCAATAAGATAAAACTGAATGATCCACAAGCGAACTTGGATGGATTGGAACTTTTACAAGGAAAATACTTACTGGTCCAAAAGGGTAAAAAGAACTACTTCATTATTAAGATAAATGGATAA
- a CDS encoding TetR/AcrR family transcriptional regulator encodes MGKYERQKKEKEILDSAIGLFAEKGYHSTKMDEVAKKAKMSKGLIYFYYKNKEDLYMAVTRKAFEELKDVFREAQKSKGKSGSEMINILVSNFIDFTENHKMYQDAILNFMGIMDQYNDPEKRKQIDPLIMESPNFTELLEIQHDPAKIGIQIISHGVRDGSMRPDLQPEITFYTVWTMLLGFERLRGPISYENKEIKISKENWQNGFIKLIQDMLKGTVQAQRPKAVQGSLF; translated from the coding sequence ATGGGAAAGTACGAAAGACAAAAGAAAGAAAAAGAGATTTTAGATTCAGCCATTGGACTTTTTGCCGAAAAAGGTTACCATAGTACCAAAATGGATGAAGTGGCCAAGAAAGCCAAAATGAGCAAAGGTCTTATATACTTTTATTATAAGAATAAGGAAGACCTGTACATGGCCGTGACCCGTAAGGCTTTTGAAGAATTGAAAGATGTTTTTAGGGAAGCCCAAAAAAGTAAGGGGAAATCGGGATCAGAAATGATTAATATCCTTGTAAGCAACTTTATAGATTTCACAGAAAACCATAAAATGTATCAGGATGCCATCCTGAATTTTATGGGGATAATGGACCAATACAATGATCCTGAAAAAAGGAAGCAAATCGACCCACTCATTATGGAAAGCCCCAATTTCACTGAATTGCTTGAAATCCAACATGATCCTGCCAAAATCGGCATTCAGATCATTTCCCATGGCGTAAGAGATGGGAGCATGAGACCGGATTTGCAGCCAGAGATCACCTTTTATACCGTATGGACCATGCTTTTGGGATTTGAGCGGCTTAGGGGCCCAATCAGTTATGAGAATAAAGAAATCAAGATCAGTAAAGAAAACTGGCAAAATGGATTCATTAAGTTGATCCAGGATATGTTAAAAGGGACTGTACAAGCCCAAAGACCAAAGGCTGTCCAAGGTTCCTTATTTTAA